In one Pygocentrus nattereri isolate fPygNat1 chromosome 21, fPygNat1.pri, whole genome shotgun sequence genomic region, the following are encoded:
- the lmod1b gene encoding leiomodin-1, producing MSRRKVRGLTRTGRQVSEDPDLDNLLSNLSPEEMEELQKEVSTVPDPDPSEIIVVDQTDLKRSTPHKKESSSSNREDESRMCLQRNLSTEGEPRRESRKQEYLRKMGLSQEKNVPKTDTRDVGLRRQASISTPIAPHERESKMENKTTKTSEELKNVRARHFRREEENAKNVEVTEKEQNDDCKFKERRETKDSSRKTKELISKLQDKKEDPKEKDRKEESRKRESVDSKTRDLISRLQEKQEKEERKERERRDEVRKKEDSKTKSLVSKLEEKQNQVVEIKTDEKKTEEREKTDKRPELVKSNDKNRDAIKNNVRKDTDSTDKENEKEKMDKAIVKGKEELKMSSVDKGKEEAKQQSDFQNINESSKEEKVGNCVAEKNTKTKSKEEEEEEESVSMFAEDLERVQCNNPGMTELNVNNSEVIKVKTLIQFAKALSNNTHIKTFALANCRADDHVAYAIAETLRNNKTITSINLDSNLLTSKGIMALVQALQHNSTLTELRFHNQRHICGGKTEMEMTKILKENTTLLKLGYHFELAGPRMTMTNILSRNMDRQRQKRLQEQKQAQAQGNGEKKDTLEVPKPGFTKGSPRSSPKPSPTPSPVPSPKLMPKKGSGGPLPPPPPPGGLPPPPPPIMDGDFLKNSLTPVSRRKLDDRTGGRGGSLNSRDQLLASIRGANIKQLKKVALPKLLQ from the exons ATGTCCCGGAGAAAGGTAAGGGGATTGACTCGAACTGGGCGCCAGGTGAGCGAGGACCCAGATCTTGACAACCTGCTGTCAAACCTGTCACCAGAAGAAATGGAGGAGCTGCAGAAGGAGGTGTCGACCGTGCCGGATCCTGACCCGAGCGAAATCATCGTTGTTGACCAAACTGATTTAAAACGAAGCACACCTCATAAAAAGGAGTCAAGCTCAAGCAATCGTGAGGATGAGTCCAGAATGTGTTTGCAAAGGAACTTGTCCACAGAG GGTGAGCCTAGAAGGGAAAGTCGGAAGCAGGAGTATCTGAGAAAAATGGGCCTGAGTCAGGAGAAGAATGTCCCCAAGACTGACACCAGGGACGTAGGGCTTCGTAGACAAGCCAGTATTTCCACACCCATAGCTCCTCATGAACGAGAGAGTAAAATGGAGAATAAGACCACAAAAACTTCAGAAGAACTAAAAAATGTCAGAGCACGGCACTTtaggagggaggaagagaatGCAAAGAATGTTGAGGTcacagagaaagaacagaatgaTGATTGTAAGTTCAAAGAAAGACGAGAGACAAAAGATAGCAGCAGAAAAACGAAAGAGTTGATATCCAAGCTTCAAGATAAAAAAGAGGATCCTaaagagaaggacagaaaaGAGGAGAGCCGGAAGCGGGAATCAGTGGACAGCAAGACAAGAGACCTGATCTCTAGGTTGCAAGAGAAGCAGGAGAAGGAGGAAAGGAAGGAACGTGAGAGAAGAGATGAAGtcaggaaaaaagaagacaGCAAGACAAAAAGCCTTGTTTCCAAgttagaagaaaaacaaaatcaggTTGTGGAGATTAAAACAGATGAAAAGAAGAccgaagagagggagaaaacagacAAACGTCCAGAGCTGGTGAAGTCCAATGATAAGAATAGAGatgcaataaaaaataatgttagaAAAGATACTGATAGCACAgataaagagaatgaaaaagagaagatgGATAAAGCAATTGTAAAAGGGAAAGAGGAGCTAAAGATGAGTTCTGTCGACAAGGGAAAAGAAGAAGCCAAACAGCAAAGTGACTTCCAAAATATAAATGAGTCCAGCAAGGAAGAAAAAGTTGGAAACTGTGtggcagaaaaaaacacaaaaacgaagagcaaagaagaggaagaggaagaggagtcTGTTAGCATGTTTGCTGAAGATCTGGAAAGGGTTCAATGCAACAACCCTGGCATGACTGAACTCAACGTCAACAACTCTGAGGTAATCAAGGTCAAAACCCTCATTCAGTTTGCTAAAGCTCTGAGtaacaacacacacatcaaGACATTTGCCCTTGCTAACTGCCGTGCAGACGACCATGTGGCCTACGCTATTGCAGAAACCTTACGCAATAACAAAACCATCACTAGCATCAACCTAGATTCAAACCTTCTCACTAGCAAAGGCATCATGGCACTGGTCCAGGCCCTCCAGCACAATTCCACCCTCACTGAACTCCGTTTCCACAATCAGCGGCACATCTGTGGAGGCAAGACGGAAATGGAGATGACAAAGATTTTGAAGGAAAACACAACCCTCCTAAAGCTGGGTTACCACTTTGAGTTAGCCGGTCCACGTATGACCATGACTAACATCCTCAGTCGCAACATGGACCGGCAGAGACAGAAGCGGCTGCAAGAGCAAAAGCAAGCCCAAGCCCAGGGCaatggagagaagaaagacacaCTTGAGGTCCCGAAGCCTGGCTTCACCAAAGGTTCTCCAAGGAGCTCACCAAAGCCATCTCCTACTCCATCTCCTGTACCATCTCCTAAGTTAATGCCCAAAAAGGGGTCTGGTGGTCCACTGCCCCCACCTCCGCCACCTGGGGGCTtaccaccacccccacccccaattATGGATGGTGACTTCCTGAAGAACTCCCTGACCCCTGTGTCACGAAGAAAGCTTGATGACAGGACTGGAGGCCGAGGTGGAAGTCTAAATTCAAGAGACCAACTTCTAGCTTCTATAAGGGGCGCCAACATTAAACAACTCAAAAAG GTTGCATTACCCAAACTACTgcaataa